Proteins co-encoded in one Candidatus Palauibacter scopulicola genomic window:
- a CDS encoding VanZ family protein encodes MPHIMTGGEPGLFSSNRERRLWIWALAVVVAIYATADLARTLADALRESGLLELTPTMFSAGMLLIGIAILVQGLREGSRGVEVGFALGVAAIAIIGFARGIDAAERSHLIEYAVLALIIHEALVERMTHGKRVPVPAVLAIAMTTAVGVLDECIQFFVPSRTFDWFDIGFDLLASVLAVGSSVSIRWVRRWLGRFRWRR; translated from the coding sequence TTGCCCCACATCATGACCGGCGGCGAGCCCGGTCTCTTCTCGTCCAACCGGGAGAGGCGCCTGTGGATCTGGGCGCTGGCCGTGGTCGTGGCGATCTACGCGACGGCCGATCTCGCGCGTACGCTGGCAGACGCGCTGCGGGAGAGCGGGCTGCTCGAACTCACGCCGACCATGTTCAGCGCCGGCATGCTCCTGATCGGGATCGCGATCCTGGTGCAGGGGCTGAGGGAGGGGTCGCGCGGCGTGGAGGTCGGCTTCGCGCTGGGCGTCGCGGCCATCGCCATCATCGGTTTTGCCCGCGGGATCGATGCCGCGGAGCGTTCCCATCTCATCGAGTACGCGGTGCTGGCGCTCATCATCCACGAGGCCCTGGTGGAACGGATGACCCACGGCAAGCGCGTTCCGGTGCCGGCCGTACTGGCCATCGCCATGACGACGGCGGTGGGCGTACTGGACGAGTGCATCCAGTTCTTCGTGCCGAGCCGCACGTTCGACTGGTTCGACATCGGGTTCGACCTGCTGGCGAGCGTGCTCGCGGTCGGCTCGAGCGTCTCCATCCGCTGGGTCCGCCGCTGGCTCGGGCGGTTCCGGTGGCGACGCTGA
- a CDS encoding HigA family addiction module antitoxin, whose protein sequence is MIELDPVHPGEILKHDFMEPFALSSNALAKAIGVTPARVNEIVRGRRGITAETALRLARYFGTDAQSWMNLQDRYELVLAERVVGDALETIRPREVA, encoded by the coding sequence ATGATTGAGCTGGATCCTGTACACCCCGGCGAAATCCTGAAACACGACTTCATGGAGCCGTTTGCGCTGTCTTCCAACGCTCTGGCGAAGGCTATCGGAGTGACCCCCGCACGAGTCAACGAGATCGTGCGCGGTCGGCGCGGTATCACGGCGGAGACGGCGCTGAGGCTCGCAAGGTACTTCGGTACCGACGCCCAGAGCTGGATGAACCTTCAGGATCGCTACGAACTTGTGCTGGCCGAGCGAGTTGTCGGTGACGCACTCGAAACCATCCGTCCACGCGAAGTTGCGTAG
- a CDS encoding GNAT family N-acetyltransferase, translated as MRVRLAEKRDVDRLLELMRGLARFEEYIDDFAVTRESVLEHGFGDDRLFTALVAEEDGDLVGMAVVYTIPWTYTLRPKVVLKELFVEEAARNSGAGKALMAAVRSHAESIGATELIWTVMDGNRAAEGFYRSLGASPDLKWHNWSLNLDAKAPRAR; from the coding sequence ATGCGCGTCAGACTGGCTGAGAAGCGGGATGTGGATCGGTTGCTTGAACTTATGCGGGGGCTGGCGCGGTTTGAGGAGTACATCGACGACTTCGCGGTGACGCGGGAGAGCGTGCTCGAGCATGGGTTCGGAGACGACCGTCTGTTCACGGCGCTCGTGGCCGAAGAGGACGGTGATCTCGTCGGGATGGCCGTGGTCTACACGATTCCGTGGACCTACACGCTGCGGCCGAAGGTCGTGCTCAAGGAGCTGTTCGTTGAAGAGGCGGCACGGAACAGCGGGGCGGGGAAGGCTCTGATGGCGGCGGTGAGATCGCACGCCGAGTCCATCGGCGCGACCGAACTGATCTGGACGGTCATGGATGGGAACCGCGCGGCCGAGGGCTTCTACCGATCCCTGGGCGCTTCGCCGGATCTCAAGTGGCACAACTGGTCCCTGAACCTCGACGCGAAGGCACCCCGCGCCCGCTGA
- a CDS encoding type II toxin-antitoxin system RelB/DinJ family antitoxin, translating into MSTDTVVRARIDSDTKARATEALTAMGLTMSDAIRLLLLRVADEQRLPFAVQVPNSSTLAAMKELDEGKGRRFGSAEELFRDLDI; encoded by the coding sequence ATGAGTACCGACACCGTTGTGCGCGCCCGGATCGACAGCGACACCAAAGCCCGCGCTACCGAGGCGCTCACGGCCATGGGCCTGACCATGTCCGACGCGATCAGGTTGTTGCTGCTCCGCGTAGCTGACGAGCAGCGACTGCCCTTCGCCGTTCAGGTGCCGAATTCGTCTACACTTGCGGCCATGAAGGAGCTGGACGAGGGCAAAGGCCGGCGCTTCGGTAGCGCTGAGGAGTTGTTCCGGGACCTCGACATCTGA
- a CDS encoding type II toxin-antitoxin system RelE/ParE family toxin — protein MIRSFRCRDTEQLAAGYRVPRFAAFERVAQRKLAQLDAAATLEFLRVPSGNRLKALKGRREGTYSIRINDQWRLCFRFERGNAYDVEIVDYHR, from the coding sequence ATGATTCGGAGCTTTCGTTGCCGGGACACCGAGCAGCTTGCGGCCGGCTATCGGGTGCCCCGGTTCGCGGCCTTCGAGCGAGTCGCGCAAAGGAAGCTGGCGCAATTGGACGCGGCGGCGACGCTGGAGTTCCTCCGGGTTCCGTCCGGGAATCGTCTCAAGGCCCTGAAGGGTCGGCGAGAGGGCACCTACAGCATCCGCATCAACGATCAGTGGCGGTTGTGCTTCCGCTTCGAGCGCGGAAACGCGTACGACGTGGAGATCGTTGACTACCATCGCTAG
- a CDS encoding type II toxin-antitoxin system HigB family toxin has translation MRIIAKRTLRAYWEGEPRAEQPLKAWYAVARKADWSSPADAKAVYGNASIVGDDRVVFNVGGNRYRLIIRFDYRRRIGFVRFVGTHAEYDRLDASHV, from the coding sequence ATGCGGATCATCGCCAAGAGGACGCTGCGGGCCTATTGGGAGGGAGAGCCCAGAGCAGAACAGCCACTCAAAGCATGGTACGCGGTTGCCCGGAAGGCCGACTGGTCGTCGCCCGCGGACGCCAAGGCCGTGTACGGAAACGCCAGCATCGTCGGCGACGACCGGGTGGTGTTCAACGTTGGCGGGAACAGGTATCGGCTGATCATTCGGTTCGACTACCGGCGTCGAATCGGCTTCGTGAGGTTCGTCGGCACCCACGCCGAGTATGATCGCCTCGATGCTTCCCACGTGTAG
- a CDS encoding serine hydrolase, with translation MIRTRRGVLWAGLLAVSATVAFPDVGAAQYVPARGDAWETRTPEQVGMNAAGVQAAVEYALDHETSQARDREFQHSRSFGREPLGEGIGPFNVRGGPAGMIVRHGYIVAEWGDTKRVDMTYSVTKSFLSTSVGLAWDEGLIGSLDDTVREYMAPIDVPPGDGEPGVDRVGFGRPDPTTMFESEHNRTITWDDLLRQTSDWEGTLWGKPDWADRPSGDPDTWMTRARHPSGTVYEYNDTRVNLLALAAMSVLRRPLPEVLHERVMGPIGASPTWRWHGYENSWVTVDGRRVQSVSGGGHWGGGMFISARDQARFGLFTLRRGTWGDRQLLSEEWFDLATTPGPANGSYGFMNFMLNVADEEGNKRYPSAPAEAWAHLGNGTNMIYCDPVNDLVVVARWIPGGAIDGLLNLVIDAIDDTAATSSGSP, from the coding sequence ATGATTCGCACGCGCCGTGGCGTGCTTTGGGCTGGTCTTCTTGCCGTTTCAGCGACGGTCGCGTTTCCGGACGTTGGGGCCGCGCAGTACGTGCCGGCGCGCGGGGACGCGTGGGAGACGCGCACTCCGGAGCAGGTGGGGATGAACGCGGCGGGCGTCCAGGCGGCGGTCGAATACGCGCTCGACCACGAGACGAGCCAGGCGCGCGACCGGGAGTTCCAGCACAGCCGGAGCTTCGGGCGCGAACCGCTCGGCGAGGGGATCGGACCCTTCAACGTGCGGGGCGGGCCGGCGGGGATGATCGTGCGGCACGGCTACATCGTCGCGGAGTGGGGGGACACGAAGCGCGTCGACATGACCTACAGCGTGACCAAGTCCTTCCTCTCGACGTCCGTGGGACTCGCGTGGGATGAGGGGCTCATCGGCTCGCTCGACGACACCGTGCGCGAGTACATGGCCCCGATCGACGTGCCGCCGGGCGACGGCGAACCCGGCGTGGACCGCGTCGGGTTCGGGAGGCCCGACCCGACGACGATGTTCGAGTCCGAGCACAACCGCACGATCACGTGGGACGACCTCCTGCGGCAGACGTCCGACTGGGAGGGCACGCTGTGGGGCAAGCCCGACTGGGCCGACCGTCCGAGCGGCGACCCCGACACGTGGATGACGCGGGCGCGCCACCCGTCCGGCACGGTGTACGAGTACAACGACACCCGCGTGAATCTCCTTGCGCTCGCCGCGATGAGCGTCCTGCGACGCCCGCTGCCCGAGGTCCTGCACGAGCGCGTGATGGGACCGATCGGCGCCTCCCCGACCTGGCGCTGGCACGGCTACGAGAACTCCTGGGTCACGGTCGACGGGCGTCGCGTGCAGTCGGTGAGCGGCGGCGGCCACTGGGGCGGCGGCATGTTCATCAGCGCCCGCGACCAGGCGCGCTTCGGCCTGTTCACGCTGCGGCGCGGGACCTGGGGAGACCGGCAGCTCCTGTCCGAGGAATGGTTCGACCTCGCGACGACGCCGGGCCCGGCGAACGGCTCCTACGGCTTCATGAACTTCATGCTCAACGTCGCAGACGAGGAGGGGAACAAGCGCTATCCGAGCGCGCCCGCGGAAGCGTGGGCCCATCTCGGAAACGGCACGAACATGATCTACTGCGACCCGGTGAACGATCTCGTCGTCGTCGCGCGCTGGATCCCGGGAGGCGCGATCGACGGCCTGCTCAACCTCGTCATCGACGCGATCGACGACACGGCCGCAACCTCATCCGGATCGCCGTAA
- a CDS encoding M28 family peptidase, whose translation MRPTARLGLACSLACLSTLTAALIPGVTRGAAGQSFPSDDPVIRAIWAEGVERSQVYELGQVMMDSIGPRLTGSPAMAGANDWALAKYAEWGIEAYKEQYGTWRGWDRGITHIDLIAPRVRTLEGMAAAWSPATDGPVEGEVVILPDADSPGAFEAALSEMRGKFVLVSRPEPSCRAPENMEWFARPETTDRMAAERERTIADWAERVGNTGFAARSLPEALSAAEPAGIIRSQWSEGWGVTKIFGTRAERAPVLDLSCEAYGLLYRLAENGQGPVLRVDAQARFLGEVPVSNAFAVIPGSAEPEEYVILGGHFDSWDGSDGALDNGTGAVAIMEAMRILKHAVPNPRRTIIGALWNGEEQGLNGSRAFVEDHPEILERTHTVFNVDHGNGPVTFIPMQGFSGAAGRFGEWLARIPSELSDLVTLQVPGMPESGGTDHASFLCAGVPAFSFHVGAGRSEMNIADNRWDTSTYTWHTNRDTFDKIVFEDLRDDAVMTAMFAYLASEDPDPMPRDRRTMPPGSQWPDCRPPARSFGPS comes from the coding sequence ATGAGGCCCACGGCTCGTCTCGGACTCGCCTGTTCGCTGGCATGCCTCTCCACACTGACGGCTGCGCTGATTCCGGGCGTGACCCGGGGCGCGGCGGGGCAGTCGTTTCCCTCTGACGATCCGGTCATCCGGGCGATCTGGGCCGAGGGGGTCGAGCGCTCGCAGGTCTACGAACTCGGCCAGGTGATGATGGACTCCATCGGGCCGCGGCTCACCGGGTCGCCCGCGATGGCCGGCGCCAACGACTGGGCGCTGGCGAAGTACGCGGAGTGGGGCATCGAGGCGTACAAGGAGCAGTACGGCACCTGGCGCGGGTGGGATCGCGGGATCACCCACATCGATCTCATCGCGCCGCGCGTGCGCACGCTCGAGGGCATGGCGGCCGCGTGGAGTCCGGCCACGGACGGCCCCGTCGAGGGGGAGGTGGTGATCCTGCCGGACGCGGACAGCCCCGGAGCCTTCGAGGCAGCGCTGTCGGAGATGCGCGGCAAGTTCGTGCTGGTCTCGCGCCCGGAGCCGAGTTGCCGCGCGCCCGAAAACATGGAGTGGTTCGCGCGGCCCGAGACGACGGACCGCATGGCGGCCGAGCGGGAGCGCACCATCGCCGACTGGGCCGAGCGCGTCGGGAACACGGGGTTCGCTGCGCGCTCGCTGCCGGAAGCGCTGAGCGCGGCCGAGCCCGCCGGGATCATCCGCTCGCAGTGGTCCGAGGGCTGGGGCGTCACCAAGATCTTCGGCACCCGCGCGGAGCGGGCGCCGGTCCTTGACCTGAGCTGCGAGGCGTACGGGCTCCTGTACCGGCTGGCCGAGAACGGTCAGGGGCCGGTGCTGCGCGTCGACGCGCAGGCCCGCTTCCTGGGAGAGGTACCGGTCTCCAACGCCTTCGCCGTGATCCCCGGTAGCGCCGAACCCGAGGAGTACGTGATCCTCGGAGGCCACTTCGATTCATGGGACGGCTCCGACGGCGCGCTCGACAACGGCACCGGCGCCGTCGCGATCATGGAAGCGATGCGCATCCTGAAACACGCCGTCCCGAACCCCCGCCGCACGATCATCGGCGCCCTCTGGAACGGCGAGGAGCAAGGCCTGAACGGCTCACGCGCCTTCGTCGAGGACCATCCCGAGATCCTCGAGCGCACCCACACCGTGTTCAACGTCGATCACGGGAACGGCCCGGTCACCTTCATCCCCATGCAGGGCTTCTCCGGCGCCGCGGGGCGCTTCGGCGAGTGGCTCGCGCGGATCCCGAGCGAGCTGTCCGACCTCGTCACCCTCCAGGTCCCGGGGATGCCCGAGTCCGGCGGGACGGACCACGCCTCCTTCCTGTGCGCGGGGGTGCCCGCCTTCAGCTTCCACGTCGGCGCCGGCCGCAGCGAGATGAACATCGCCGACAACCGCTGGGACACGAGCACCTACACCTGGCACACCAACCGCGACACCTTCGACAAGATCGTCTTCGAGGACCTGCGCGACGACGCCGTGATGACCGCGATGTTCGCCTACCTCGCCTCCGAGGACCCGGACCCGATGCCCCGCGACCGCCGCACGATGCCGCCCGGCTCCCAGTGGCCCGACTGCCGCCCCCCGGCCCGCAGTTTCGGGCCATCCTGA
- a CDS encoding 3-oxoacyl-ACP reductase family protein — MRLDGKRALVTGGSRSIGRAIALGLAREGADVAVNFRRSREEAENAIREIEAMGRRAVAVEGSTDSRSDVERFVTEAHDFLGGLEILVNNAGILRRPPFLEIGEEEWDAIQGVNLKGYFLVGQAVGRCMVEGGTAGAIVNVSSAGQAVAAPDLTHYCVSKAGVEMLTKQMALELAPHGIRVNAVAPGLIETDLNRADIARDDFRERRLARIPLGKIGLPDDVVGAVVYLASNDEARLVTGASLFIDGGQTIWGA; from the coding sequence ATGCGCCTTGACGGCAAGCGTGCTCTGGTTACCGGCGGCTCGCGGAGCATCGGTCGGGCGATCGCGCTCGGACTGGCGCGCGAGGGGGCGGACGTGGCGGTCAACTTCCGTCGGAGTCGTGAGGAGGCCGAGAACGCGATCCGTGAGATCGAGGCGATGGGGCGTCGCGCGGTCGCGGTAGAGGGATCGACCGATTCCCGTTCCGACGTCGAGCGTTTCGTCACGGAGGCCCACGACTTCCTGGGTGGTCTCGAGATCCTTGTGAACAACGCGGGGATCCTGAGGCGCCCCCCGTTCCTCGAGATCGGCGAGGAGGAGTGGGACGCCATCCAGGGGGTCAACCTGAAGGGATACTTCCTGGTCGGTCAGGCCGTCGGACGCTGCATGGTCGAGGGCGGGACGGCGGGGGCGATCGTCAACGTGTCTTCCGCCGGGCAGGCGGTGGCCGCCCCTGACCTCACCCACTACTGCGTCTCGAAGGCGGGCGTCGAGATGCTCACGAAGCAGATGGCGCTCGAACTCGCGCCGCACGGGATCCGGGTGAACGCCGTCGCGCCGGGGCTGATCGAGACCGACCTGAACCGCGCCGACATCGCGCGGGACGACTTCCGCGAGCGGCGCCTCGCCCGCATCCCGCTCGGGAAGATCGGGCTACCCGACGATGTTGTGGGGGCAGTCGTGTACCTCGCCTCGAACGACGAAGCGCGACTGGTGACGGGCGCCAGCCTGTTCATCGACGGCGGCCAGACGATCTGGGGCGCCTGA
- a CDS encoding type II toxin-antitoxin system YafQ family toxin: protein MLTPVRSARFKRDVKRARKRGKDLGKLRMLLALLIKQEPLTARHRDHPLRGTWKGYREAHVEPDWLVIYRIRGDELHLVRTGSHSDLFKE from the coding sequence TTGCTGACCCCGGTTCGGTCGGCGCGGTTCAAACGCGACGTCAAAAGAGCCCGGAAGCGTGGCAAGGATCTTGGCAAGCTGCGGATGCTGTTGGCGTTGCTGATCAAGCAGGAGCCGTTGACCGCGCGCCATCGCGACCATCCGCTGCGGGGCACTTGGAAGGGCTACCGGGAGGCGCACGTCGAACCGGACTGGCTCGTCATCTACCGTATCAGGGGTGACGAACTGCACTTGGTCCGCACCGGCAGCCACTCCGATCTCTTCAAGGAGTAG
- a CDS encoding VOC family protein, producing the protein MPKADRIGTCLWFEDRAVEAAEFYVSLFPDSRIVEVSTVSGGPAKGNSFVVFELAGRTFQGIDGGPMFKFTPAISFVVNCESQDEIDHYWSTLAEGGREGYCGWLDDRFGVSWQVVPANMGELMSADPTRVMDALLKMGKIDIEGLRKAGAGG; encoded by the coding sequence ATGCCCAAAGCTGACCGTATCGGCACCTGCCTCTGGTTCGAAGACCGCGCGGTCGAAGCGGCCGAGTTCTACGTCTCCCTCTTCCCGGACTCCCGGATCGTGGAGGTCTCGACGGTGAGCGGCGGCCCGGCCAAGGGCAACTCGTTCGTGGTGTTCGAGCTGGCCGGACGCACGTTCCAGGGGATCGACGGCGGCCCGATGTTCAAGTTCACCCCTGCGATCTCCTTCGTCGTGAACTGCGAGTCCCAGGACGAGATCGACCATTACTGGAGCACGCTGGCGGAAGGCGGCCGCGAGGGCTACTGCGGCTGGCTCGACGACCGCTTCGGGGTGTCCTGGCAGGTGGTGCCGGCGAACATGGGCGAGCTCATGAGCGCCGACCCGACGCGGGTCATGGACGCGCTGCTCAAGATGGGGAAGATCGACATCGAGGGGCTGCGGAAGGCGGGCGCGGGGGGCTGA